The Astatotilapia calliptera chromosome 22, fAstCal1.2, whole genome shotgun sequence region tgaagctttttctTTGGAGGGACATTTATATCAGATCATAAGAAGCTGCTTTTTTCACTTGAGGAACATTTCTAAACTTAGATCCATCGTGTCAACAAGTGAACTCGAGATGATAatgcatgcttttatctctACAAGACTTGACTACTGTAACAGCCTGTTCACTTGTCTAAACATGAAAGGGCTAGCCCGCCTACAGGTTGTTCAAAACTCTGCAGCGAGGCTACTGACCTGCTCGAACAAGGGTTCTCATATGACCCCTGTTTTAAAGTCGCTGCACTGGCCAACAATCACATTCAGgttccattttaaaattctagttTTAACTTTTAGAGCATTACAGagacacccccctcccccctacATTGCTGATTGATTCATACACATACCACCACTCATCCCCTATTTCTACGGGGTTTGGACTCAGTGGAGACCTTCAAAAAGCagctaaagacatttttatttcaaaaagcttttaattaGACCAGGGTTTTTATGATGTATTTTATGACTGTATTATGCTTTtaccttgtaaagcactttgtgacatatgtctgtgaaaggtgctatataaataaactttacttacttagaGAAAGGTggatgttttaaagttttgttatatttaatgctgaatttaattattaataattaaatttgaTTGGTAGCAGCTATAAGCTATAGATGCATGAGTGCAGGTAAGTGTAACATAAACCGAGTTACCTGGGAGATGTTCACGCCAGTCATTTTCTCCAGCGCCTCAGGCAGCTGGGTCATGATGTCCAGCACCTCTCCTGAGAGTTTGGCCACGCCCACATCTCCACCTCCGCTGGATACCATGGTAACTTTTTTGGCTTCACACAGAGGCCTGCTGATCTCTTCTGCCATCTGGTGGACAAATGACATTACAGCTGTTAAAATTGTAACCGGTGAATGTAATAATGTAATCCAGAAGTAAATGCACACACAACACTCATGACTAACAGGcttcaaattctgttttttttatcagcacaattctaaAAATAAGAGCAGGAGCTAGAAATGCTTGTTATGATGATGTTATCGCTCACCAAAGGCAGTTTCTCCAGCAGCATGTCCACCATGGCGCCCTCCTTGTACTCCTTGAAGGCCTCGGCCTTCTTCACCATCTGCTCAGCCTCAGCACGCCCCTTGGCCTCCACTGCAAATGCTTCAGCCTCACCTTTAACCTGAAGGAGAAATGAGGACGGACTTACTGTACCAGAAAACACTGAATCTCACCTTGTACCTTAATGGTACATAAATTAAAGTGAATTACAAAAGACATTTACAAATGTTACCTCATACAAAGCGATGGTAGTTTGAAATGCCTCCTCTAATATCTTATGGATTTTTCCCTCATCCATATTCCATTCATTTCCGTTTTTTTATTGCTAGATTCAGAATTATAGGCATCATATAAGAGGTCTCACCTGGGCTGCATATTAATACTCTTATTAACATAAATCATCATGACTGATTTAGCTCTTTGCCTTCTATCTCCTTATATCCTCTTCTAATTTGGAGTTCAGAGACCCCAAATTAATACTGCACGAGTGTGACAGATTTTTTTGTATATGTACACCCAAATAATTTACTGAATACTCTGAAGATTAGATTTTTAGATAATATCTTGTATTTAAAAGCAAGGAATTGTATCCTTGATACATTAAGTTGGTAGTCAGATAAAGAGCCATACTGAGCTAGATAATTAATCGGTTTGGAGAGGGATAGGAAAGGCTGCCCAGATAATTCAAGATGACATTTGTggaaaatgcttttgttttttccccagaaaCAGCTTTGACTCACTCTTATGGActcagcttcagcctctgcCTCCATGATCAACTTAAGACTGGACAGACAAAAGAATCACAGTCAGCTGGTTAGCAGAGAGATAAATGATTTGACCAGTACAAACATGTCAGCCATgctcttaaaatataaaatgatagcTCAATTGTTATTCTAACATAAAAAGAAGGATTTAAGTGGACGGATGAAAACTTGCcaaattacaaacaaaacaaaaacacacacacacacacacacacacacacgagggattttccatgtttcttcttcagacatataaacagagaaaacataccAGAAAAACCTAACAGACTATCTGCTTACTGTCGTTCCTGCAGTTCAGGAGGTGAAAATGAACCCACAACTCACCGCTCAGCCTCAGCCAGCTTCTCCAGCCGGTATCGCTCAGCCTCTGCAGGTTTCTTCACCTTGGCCTCCAGCTCTTTCTCCTTGCGGGTGATCTCCTGCTCCTGCAGCATGATCTGCTGCGCCCGCTCAACCACCTGCACCTGCATCTTCTCACTCTCAATACACTGCTTCGTCTTCGCTACCTGCCAGAGGAAAACAGATCATACATGTATGTCTGTACACATAATATTCTTCATTTAATATCATgaattgtaaaaatgttgttgaTTTGTAATAAGTTTAAAACGTTTGGCCTGCAATTATAATTAAAGAAATGCTTTGcactgtatttaaaatatatattcagctTAGAGATCAAATAGCAAAATGAGCTGCTTCCTGTGCACGCCTGTGTACCTGCAGCTGGTAGGCCATCTCTGATTCAGCCCTCTTAGTGTTGACTTCAATGTCATAGGCTGCCTTCTTCAGCTCATAGTCCCTTTGAGCCTTCGCCATGTCAATCTCATTCTTGTACTGAGCCGATATTTTCTCCTGCATGGCATGAGcttcctgcagagagagagtcAAAGAGGGATGGAGAAAGGATGGAGGTGATCAGGATCAATGGGAACAGATGTCTAAAATAAACAGGATGAAGATGCTAAAAATACAGACAGAGTTTAGACAAATGGCACCAGTGACGAGGCGAAGACACACAGTGAAGTGCTCTGTAAACAACCTTCTAGATGATTTAAATGCAGCTTCTATTATTAGCAAGATAAGTATTTATCCAagtgtttctaaaaataaagaaagatctTCAAACTACATCAGCAAGCCCCATTGACACCTGTTGCAAAGAGAgatctgtgtaaaaaaaatagctttatagtaatacagtattaaaaaaataaaaacagcgaCAAAGTGACAGATCTCACCCTAATCACAGCATCTCTCTTGTTTTCGGCCTCTCCAATGCGAGCATCTTTCTGAACCTGCGCTGTTCGGCCTTTCCCCAGAGAATGCAGGTAATCCTGTGTGCCAGCAGGAGAAAAAAGATCTGATGTGCGTTTACTGGTTCAATTTTTAATTCCGAGAATCTGCAAAAATGTACTGAGATCATCTATGATATGATTCTTATAGCGCAAAGAGATACCTGGTCATCATGAACATCTTTGAGGGTGTAGCTGACCACGCTGATGCCCATGTTGACCAGGTCAGAGGAAGCCACCTTAAAAACCTGCTCTGAGAACTTCTTGCGGTCCTTGTAGATCTCCTGTAACACAAACACCTTCGCTGTGATGCAGAAGTTCGCTTTTTGAAATGTACTCATCACACTGAGGTTGTGAATACTGAAGGTGTATTCTAATAATACCTGTTCTATAATTCAGTTGGATGGTAAACtccatttatttactttaactcCTTACCTCAACAGTCAGATGGGCGATGATGGCTCGCTGATGACCTTCAAGCGTCTCCAAGGCGATCTGAGCAATTTCAGCCTCTGACTTTCCCATGAACATCTGGCAGGCTGCAGCTAACATCTGTTTATTCTGACCCTGGATCTTCATCTGTaggaaacagctgcttgtttattaTTTAGACAAACACTGACATAAACATTGGGTTCATTTCCTCGATGCACAGTGAAAAATAGCAAATCGGGAGCTGGGTTTCACGTGCAACTACATGGCACTGTCAGTGTACCTGACCTTAATATTTACATTGGCCTGCTTTAATTAATCAACAGATACAAtaacatgcaaaaataaataaacaatgaagCAGCAACAAAGtttactgtaaacaaaaaacacgtAGGAAAAAACATTCTGGTTGCTACGAGTAACTTTATACACCACACAAAATGAATCTTATCTGCTACATGTTAATCTTCTAGTTTACACCTGTCCTTCTGAGAAAGGCCTCCCCTGTTTTGCCAGCAGCAGCACCTGATTCATCTGCAGTGGTGCACACTGACCTGGGCGATCCCGGTGACAGAGATGGGCACTCCGTGGCGTGTGTAGACTTTATCGCTCTTCACATTCAGAGTCAGAGTGTTCAGGGAAATCCTGGAGAGAGGCCACGTGAGAGATATAATGGGACATATGATTATtgattcattttcattactCTAATGGTACATTAGGTGTAGCAATTTCCTCCTTGCTTTTGTTACACTGAGTTGCAAACACAGAGTGtatatcagcggtccccaaccttttttgcgccacagatcggtttatgcccgacaatatttttcacggactggcctttaatgtgtcgcggataaatacaacaaaataaaactagtaccggtatcgaaaaaaagaagatttattcataacacacgtaaaaagacccaggaaaacagagttaacgatcaaaacgataacaaaataacgctgaaaactgataaaaaccctgaaaaccagacatttcacacctgagcctcaactctcgcggcccggtaccaaacaactcacggaccggtaccggtccgaggctcgggggttggggaccgctggtgtaTATagtaaaagggatttttttttctttaatgttggTACTAGACCCAAATGTGGCCTGTGTGGAAGCTAATGTCTTAAATTCAACAGGAAGATGGAGAGAAAGGACTTAAAAAGTAACAGTTTATGAACAGCAGCTGGATGCTTTACACACATTTATTACTAATGACACAGATGTATATGCCCTGTGCTTTAAATGTGTCCCCAAAAGAAATCCTTCATTactataaaattaatttaaaatgaatttgttaatcttttttccccctttttatcCATTTTTGCTGCTGAAGTGCTGTTTGCCTTCTCATCATGTTATTCAATTTGtcacttaaaatataaaatatatcgGCCAAATGTCAACAGTGTTTGCAGAAACATCAGGAAGTAAACTAATGGGATACAGGAGAACATAAATAAACTTTGTGGTTTGTTTACCTCTGTATCTGCTGAACGCAGGGGATGATGAACACTCGGCCTCCGGCTATCATGAGAGGTGGAGAACGGCAGAAACCTGGGAGAGATCAGAGACCGCGCTGAGCATCACAGGGAGAGTTTAAACATTTACTTAATtcatgataaaaacaaattcaacaaACTTCCATCACAAATCAAGTTCTGgtttatgtttgtgttcagaACTACAGACCCATTAAAaaattttttctctcctttggaGAAGTCTAGGGCACCAGCTAAAGGTTTTGGAACATTTTGTTTGCCTTGATGTGACAGCCATCACATGTGCGTTAATTAATGAAAGGCAACAGTTATGTATTAGTTTGATGTTATAGTTTCTTAAGTTGTTTAGATTTCAACAAAGCAGTACAAGGCATCATTTTACCTGATACCACCATAGCCTCGTTGGGACCACAGGTGTAGAACATGTTTGCTGATCCTCCTtcagactaaaaaaaacaacaaaaatgaaagaattatttaacaaaaacacttttataaAGGACTTGTTTAGAAAATCCATCAACAAACGCATAAGGCCGGAATCGTGAAGAGTTATTATacgaaatataattttaaaaacacttgaaatattttattagtTTCTTTTCAGAGGCTAAATATGCAAGCATCAGAAATCACAATGATCAGCTCACTCCCAGAAGAAAAGGAGTGGATGTGATGGTGGTGGCCAGACAGAGGAGCAGCAGACCAGCGGAAAAAATCTAATTAGCGCAAACATTGCGCAGTAAAAAGCCCAAGAAAAGCTGCAACAAACGCAAAACCCCGAAGCTCACAAACAAGATCAACAGAGAGATcaagattttaaaatatgtgcAGCAAAACAAATATGAAGTGCAGGCTGTTTATCTGTTAGCTTAACTCAAACAATTTCAGCTACATCTGTGTTTACACTCGATGAATGTGGATACAGAGAAAATATGACGACACACTCACCGATTAGTGTACAAACGACGTGGTTTAGGTGGAGTAGAGTGAAAAGCGATGAATAATTGGCCACTCAGATTAATGAGTTTTCATCCCAGGTGACGTTTTCTCTCGTTGGATACGAAATGATGCGGTTAGTGAATAATAAGGCTGCAGCTCAGTGGCTCCAATAGAGCACGCCCATTCAGCAAACTTTGTGCTTCCGCCATCTAGTGGCGAGGTGGGGAAACGTCATTTTTCAGGTGGAAAGCaactaaatacatttattaaagtaCAGTTAATAGTTCAATTTTCTACAACTttgaattttattattaaacactATTATTATCTTGTATATCTCTCACTTCTGATTTTAATTCATTTCCATGGTGGATTTGCTTGTTTCAATCTAGCTAAAAGGTGCGAGATGggaatgtattattattattattattattattaattattttttaaattattattaattaaaaatattttaaaatgcctCTTCAAATGACAAAAAGCTAAAGTCATTTTCttgtatgcttttattttcttgtagGCAGTTCTTtaagttttcttgtttgttttttattttagttaactaaaatgtttttacacCAACTAGCTTTGGTATAATGTCGCTTATGCATATGACTCCAAATTATTCAAAAGTACATTTAAGAAAATTGCACTGTCAAAGAAATATAGTTTAAAATATTATCTAACAGTAGCAGCATATATGTGACTCCTCAATCATTGCTGGAAAAGTATAACACTTTAACATTAAATCTTCCTTTCAAAACACAGACTACTGAATTATTCTAACaactatatctatatatcataataaaatatatattattaaacgTGATGCTCTATTGGATTCCGATCCAGTGACTGTAGAGGagatttgagtacagtgaattcATTGTCATGTTCTCAAATTCCACCTGAATGCCACAGCAGAAATCAACACTCATCAGACCAGATAACAGTTTCCCAATCTTTTAATGTCCAaatttggtgagcctgtgcaaaTTTTATCctcggtttcctgttcttagatGACAGATGGCACCCAGTGTGATCTTCTGCTTCAGTTTGATGAGCTgttacattcagagatgctcttctgcataccctgATTATTTAAGCTACCATTGCCTGcccagcttgaagcagtctggcctcTGATCTTTGAAATCAAGACACTCTCCCCTAGagagctgctgctcactggaacATCAGCAGATTGTCTTGATCATGTTTATATACCTAAACGCACTCAGTTGCTGTTGTGGTTGACTAATTAGATATTTTGAATTTctcagttgaacaggtgtacctatcaaagtggctggtgagtgtatatatttgtgttcatactATTAAAAACGTCAGGACCTTACATTTAATGTGACGCTAACGCCTGGGTCCATTATCTCCTTTATTCTAACTGGATGATGGATGCTGCTGATTATGGTGTAGAAGGTGTAACTTTTTACTCTTCATATACAGGCTTTAAAATTCACATTAATGTTCTGATGAAATATTTCCTTCTGAAAACGTAGAGGAGCAGAAAAAGGAAATACTCGAGTAAAGCATCTGAAACCCACTACTTCGTTACTTTCCAGCTTTTGTTTGGAGTTCCAACGAG contains the following coding sequences:
- the LOC113015106 gene encoding flotillin-1; the protein is MFYTCGPNEAMVVSGFCRSPPLMIAGGRVFIIPCVQQIQRISLNTLTLNVKSDKVYTRHGVPISVTGIAQMKIQGQNKQMLAAACQMFMGKSEAEIAQIALETLEGHQRAIIAHLTVEEIYKDRKKFSEQVFKVASSDLVNMGISVVSYTLKDVHDDQDYLHSLGKGRTAQVQKDARIGEAENKRDAVIREAHAMQEKISAQYKNEIDMAKAQRDYELKKAAYDIEVNTKRAESEMAYQLQVAKTKQCIESEKMQVQVVERAQQIMLQEQEITRKEKELEAKVKKPAEAERYRLEKLAEAERLKLIMEAEAEAESIRVKGEAEAFAVEAKGRAEAEQMVKKAEAFKEYKEGAMVDMLLEKLPLMAEEISRPLCEAKKVTMVSSGGGDVGVAKLSGEVLDIMTQLPEALEKMTGVNISQMSSACMRGQSAM